From Pirellulales bacterium, the proteins below share one genomic window:
- a CDS encoding SDR family oxidoreductase: MVLNGKIALVTGASRGIGRAAAVALAGAGADVAINYHGHREEAESAAEAVQQAGRRALLVQADVGDRRAVDEMVEQTVLHFGRLDIAVTNAVYSDRDVFHEADLDGFARTIQVTMWGAFYTLRAATRQMIEQGQGGSIVVVSSPHAFIPVPRSMAYNMSKAAIDQMARTAAIELVDHRIRVNIIHPGWIDTPGERKFATDEQIQRGGEKLPWNRLGRPEEIGRGVVFLCDPASDYITGSALGIDGGATLPWWASRGSAVPE, translated from the coding sequence GTGGTTCTCAACGGAAAGATCGCCCTGGTTACAGGCGCTAGTCGCGGCATAGGGCGGGCCGCAGCCGTTGCTTTGGCCGGAGCCGGCGCGGACGTGGCCATCAATTACCATGGCCATCGCGAAGAAGCCGAAAGCGCAGCCGAGGCGGTGCAGCAAGCCGGGCGGCGCGCCTTATTGGTGCAGGCCGATGTAGGCGACCGGCGAGCCGTCGACGAGATGGTCGAGCAAACGGTTTTGCATTTTGGTCGTCTCGACATCGCGGTGACCAACGCCGTGTACAGCGACCGCGACGTTTTTCACGAGGCCGATCTCGATGGGTTTGCCCGGACCATCCAGGTCACCATGTGGGGCGCCTTCTACACTCTGCGGGCGGCGACCCGACAGATGATCGAACAGGGGCAAGGGGGCTCGATCGTCGTCGTCAGCTCGCCGCATGCGTTCATTCCGGTGCCGCGCTCGATGGCCTACAACATGTCAAAGGCGGCCATCGATCAGATGGCACGCACCGCGGCTATCGAGTTGGTCGACCATCGGATCCGCGTCAACATCATTCACCCTGGTTGGATTGACACGCCAGGCGAACGAAAATTCGCGACCGATGAGCAGATTCAACGCGGCGGCGAGAAGCTCCCCTGGAACCGCTTGGGGCGGCCCGAAGAAATTGGCCGCGGCGTGGTCTTTCTGTGCGATCCTGCCAGCGACTATATCACGGGCTCGGCATTGGGTATTGATGGCGGCGCCACGCTTCCCTGGTGGGCGTCGCGTGGTTCGGCTGTACCGGAATAA
- the leuD gene encoding 3-isopropylmalate dehydratase small subunit, protein MKPFVKHTGIVAAMDRANVDTDQIIPKQFLKRIERTGFGQFLFQDWRRLEDGSENPDFELNRPRNRGATILLARRNFGCGSSREHAPWALEDYGFRAIIATSFADIFYNNCFKNGLLPVRLDEAQVEDLFRRCAATEGYRLTVDLEQCVIADDAGLRISFEVEPSRRHSLINGLDDIGLTLAHQDKIDAYETALVR, encoded by the coding sequence ATGAAGCCCTTTGTGAAACACACTGGCATCGTTGCCGCGATGGACCGCGCCAACGTCGATACCGATCAAATCATTCCCAAGCAATTTCTCAAACGGATCGAGCGGACTGGTTTCGGTCAGTTTTTGTTCCAAGACTGGCGCCGCCTGGAAGATGGTTCTGAGAATCCCGATTTCGAGCTGAATCGGCCCCGTAATCGTGGTGCGACGATCTTGCTGGCGCGACGCAACTTTGGTTGCGGATCGAGTCGCGAACATGCTCCCTGGGCGCTCGAGGATTACGGCTTCCGGGCGATCATCGCGACTAGTTTTGCTGATATTTTCTACAACAACTGTTTTAAGAATGGACTGCTACCTGTGAGGCTCGACGAGGCGCAGGTCGAGGATCTATTTCGCCGCTGCGCGGCCACCGAGGGCTATCGGCTTACCGTCGACTTGGAGCAGTGCGTGATCGCGGACGATGCGGGATTGCGAATATCGTTCGAGGTCGAACCATCGCGTCGGCATTCGTTGATCAATGGCCTGGACGATATCGGCCTGACCCTGGCACACCAAGATAAAATCGACGCTTACGAAACCGCGCTTGTCCGATAA
- the leuC gene encoding 3-isopropylmalate dehydratase large subunit, translated as MISQSSQRRTMFDKIWDAHVVHAEADKPTILYIDLHLVHEVTSAQAFEGLRIAGRKVRRPERTVATPDHNIPTTDRSLPILDPISKQQIDTLRANCREFEVKLYDLDNANQGIVHVIGPELGLTQPGMTIVCGDSHTATHGAFGAMAFGIGTSEVEHVLATQTLLQYRPKTFEIRVDGQLARGVTAKDLILYLIGQLTTDGGTGYAIEYTGEAIRALDMEERMTVCNMSIEAGARCGMIAPDEVTFEYLRGREFVPADFAGAVARWQQLPSDPGAKYDRVAVFNAGDVAPQVTWGTNPAQVATIADKVPDPAALTDENDRKSASSALAYMGLQPGTPLESVALDRVFIGSCTNSRIRDLRAAAAVVKGYHVAGSVHAMVVPGSGQVKRQAEAEGLDRVFQDAGFEWREAGCSMCLGMNPDTLSPGQRCASTSNRNFEGRQGKGGRTHLVSPAMAAAAAVAGHFVDIRGWKYK; from the coding sequence ATGATCTCTCAGTCGTCTCAACGCCGTACGATGTTCGATAAGATCTGGGATGCCCACGTAGTGCATGCCGAGGCAGACAAACCCACGATCTTATACATCGATCTGCACCTGGTTCACGAAGTCACTAGCGCTCAGGCGTTCGAGGGGTTGCGTATCGCCGGGCGGAAAGTGCGCCGACCAGAGCGAACCGTAGCAACGCCGGATCACAATATCCCCACGACCGATCGTTCGCTACCGATTCTCGATCCCATTTCCAAGCAGCAGATCGATACCCTGCGCGCCAACTGTCGCGAGTTCGAGGTCAAGCTCTACGATTTGGACAACGCCAATCAGGGTATCGTACACGTGATTGGGCCGGAACTTGGCCTCACGCAACCTGGTATGACCATCGTCTGCGGCGACAGTCACACGGCCACGCACGGCGCGTTTGGCGCTATGGCCTTCGGCATCGGCACGAGCGAAGTCGAGCACGTGCTGGCAACGCAAACACTGCTGCAATATCGCCCCAAGACATTCGAAATCCGTGTCGATGGGCAACTGGCTCGCGGCGTTACGGCCAAAGATTTGATTCTGTATCTGATCGGCCAGCTTACAACGGACGGAGGAACCGGATACGCCATCGAGTACACCGGCGAAGCCATTCGCGCGCTCGACATGGAAGAGCGGATGACGGTCTGCAACATGTCGATCGAGGCCGGTGCACGGTGCGGCATGATCGCACCCGACGAAGTAACGTTCGAGTATCTGCGCGGGCGCGAGTTCGTGCCGGCGGATTTCGCCGGGGCCGTCGCCCGCTGGCAGCAGTTGCCGAGCGATCCGGGTGCGAAGTACGACCGTGTGGCTGTGTTCAATGCTGGGGATGTTGCGCCGCAGGTGACCTGGGGCACCAATCCCGCGCAGGTTGCCACCATCGCAGATAAGGTGCCCGATCCCGCGGCCCTAACGGACGAAAACGACCGTAAGAGCGCCTCCAGTGCTTTGGCTTATATGGGACTTCAGCCCGGGACCCCGTTGGAATCCGTGGCGCTCGATCGGGTCTTTATCGGTTCGTGTACCAACAGCCGCATCCGCGACTTGCGAGCTGCCGCTGCCGTGGTCAAGGGTTATCACGTCGCGGGCAGCGTACACGCGATGGTCGTGCCGGGCAGCGGTCAAGTGAAACGGCAGGCCGAGGCGGAAGGCCTCGATCGTGTCTTCCAGGACGCCGGTTTCGAGTGGCGCGAGGCAGGTTGCAGTATGTGTCTGGGCATGAACCCCGACACGTTGTCTCCCGGCCAACGCTGCGCCTCGACGAGCAATCGCAACTTCGAGGGCCGCCAAGGTAAGGGCGGGCGCACGCATCTCGTCTCGCCCGCAATGGCCGCGGCCGCGGCCGTGGCGGGCCACTTTGTCGACATCCGCGGCTGGAAATACAAGTAG